Proteins encoded together in one Ciona intestinalis chromosome 1, KH, whole genome shotgun sequence window:
- the LOC100183273 gene encoding transducin beta-like protein 2: MDSVTEPKQQSLPAIAVTVIAGLLIWVLLSFFRKKEVKDKDEQINETKPNENTSNVKTGNKKAKHQRFLKKPSFVNFTHPYLHVTLKGHSGKVLGLDASINGKYMASCSDDRSVRLWSVKDFGSGNKCVRVNVEFDHARQARFSPDSRAFIAGLAVENTVRVFKLGKKDDGVTTCIPIEEDFKKYNQAELLNIGVGATSSGGSYVMTAYKNTTIMVRNLKGDILHTINTNQGNNNHAAVSPCGRFVASSGWTPDVKVWAVNFTRSGDYKDVTRAFELKGHTTSVWSFDFNNDSTRMVTVSKDGSWRFYDTRVEYEKGQEPYLLNSGEFCITGCSVDVDYCIVALSPDARVAAVACMNNITVFSTATGEVEVEFTEVHSEIISSLIFDIAGRYILSSGDKHIRIFHNTLGYKETIRELEDKIKPLPSASTTRERYQKQINEAKKALAAIDKSS; the protein is encoded by the exons ATGGATTCTGTAACTGAACCAAAGCAACAAAGTTTACCTGCAATTGCAGTGACAGTCATTGCTGGGTTACTAATCTGGGTGCTGTTGTCATTCTTTAGGAAGAAGGAAGTAAAAg ACAAAGATGAACAAATcaatgaaacaaaaccaaatGAAAACACAAGCAACGTGAAAACTGGGAATAAAAAGGCGAAACATCAGAGGTTCCTCAAGAAACCTTCATTTGTGAACTTCACACATCCTTATCTGCATGTTACACTAAag GGCCACAGTGGAAAGGTTTTGGGTTTGGATGCGAGCATCAATGGGAAGTACATGGCATCATGCTCCGATGACAGAAGCGTGAGGTTATGGAGCGTCAAAGATTTTGGTTCTGGTAACAAATGTGTGCGAGTCAATGTGGAGTTCGATCATGCAAGACAAGCTCGTTTCAGTCCAGACTCCAG AGCCTTCATTGCTGGTCTTGCTGTTGAAAACACagttcgtgtttttaaacttggtAAGAAAGATGATGGCGTGACAACCTGCATCCCCATAGAAGaagactttaaaaaatataacca GGCTGAGCTGTTAAATATTGGAGTTGGTGCAACATCAAGTGGGGGAAGTTATGTGATGACTGCATACAAAAACACAACGATCATGGTACGTAACTTGAAGGGAGATATTCTTCATACCATCAACACAAACCAAGGAAATAACAATCATGCTGCTGTGTCTCCGTGTGGAAG ATTTGTGGCATCTTCTGGTTGGACACCTGATGTTAAAGTATGGGCCGTCAACTTCACACGCTCTGGTGATTATAAGGATGTGACACGAGCATTTGAACTGAAAGGTCACACTACTTCTGTTTGGTCGTTCGATTTTAACAATGATTCAACAAG AATGGTAACCGTTTCCAAAGATGGCTCTTGGAGATTTTATGACACAAGGGTGGAATACGAGAAAGGTCAAGAACCCTACTTGTTAAACTCGGGAGAATTCTGTATCACTGGTTGTTCCGTTGATGTTGATTATTGCATCGTTGCTTTGTCCCCAGATGCAAGAGTTGCTGCTGTAGCTTGTATGAACAACATCACTGTCTTCTCGACTGCAACAG gCGAAGTTGAAGTGGAATTCACGGAAGTTCACTCTGAAATAATATCTTCCTTGATATTTGACATTGCTGGAAGATACATTTTGTCTTCCGGAGACAA GCACATCCGTATCTTTCACAACACTCTGGGGTATAAAGAAACGATACGAGAGTTAGAAGACAAGATTAAACCTCTACCATCTGCATCCACCACAAGGGAGAGATACCAGAAGCAAATTAATGAAGCAAAAAAAGCTCTCGCTGCCATTGACAAAAGCAGTTGA